From a region of the Enterobacter sp. JBIWA008 genome:
- a CDS encoding PAS domain-containing methyl-accepting chemotaxis protein, producing MSSPTYVTQNEYPLDDDTTLMSTTDVHSYITHANDTFVKVSGYQLDELTGQPHNMVRHPDMPKAAFADMWYTLQQGEPWSGIVKNRRKNGDHYWVRANAVPMVRRGQVTGYMSIRTKATAEEIAAVEPLYRALNDGSCKKRVHKGLVVGKGWLGKLPAMPLRWRVRSVMAVLFVLLAATLVATSAGWMPLVAAAVVMLLGTLLFEQQLVRPIENVARQALKVATGERNSVQHLNRSDELGLTLRAVGQLGLMCRWLINDVSSQVVSVRDGSDRLAQGNEDLNDRTRQTVANVQQTVATMNQMAASVQSNSETAAEVDKLSVAASSAATKGGNAMQTVVKTMDDIADSTQRIGSITSLINDIAFQTNILALNAAVEAARAGEQGKGFAVVAGEVRHLASRSASAANDIRKLIDASASKVQSGSEQVHAAGRTMDDIVVQVKNVTQLIAQISHATSEQATGLSELTRAVAELDSITQKNADLVEESAHISAMVKHRAGRLKDAVTVLH from the coding sequence ATGTCCTCTCCAACTTATGTCACCCAGAATGAATATCCTCTGGACGATGACACCACCTTAATGTCTACCACAGACGTCCACAGCTATATTACCCACGCCAACGACACCTTTGTGAAGGTGAGCGGCTACCAGCTCGATGAGCTGACGGGCCAGCCGCACAATATGGTGCGCCACCCCGATATGCCAAAAGCCGCGTTTGCCGATATGTGGTACACGCTGCAGCAGGGCGAGCCGTGGAGCGGAATTGTCAAAAACCGGCGCAAAAACGGCGATCACTACTGGGTACGTGCGAATGCGGTGCCGATGGTGCGCCGCGGGCAGGTGACGGGCTATATGTCCATTCGCACCAAAGCTACAGCGGAAGAGATTGCCGCCGTGGAGCCGCTCTACCGGGCGCTAAACGACGGGAGCTGTAAAAAACGTGTGCACAAGGGGCTGGTCGTTGGAAAAGGCTGGCTGGGAAAACTGCCGGCAATGCCGCTGCGCTGGCGCGTGCGCAGCGTGATGGCGGTGCTCTTTGTTCTCCTCGCCGCCACGCTGGTCGCGACCTCCGCCGGGTGGATGCCGCTCGTTGCAGCAGCGGTGGTGATGCTGCTGGGGACACTGCTGTTTGAGCAACAGCTTGTCCGCCCGATAGAGAATGTGGCGCGTCAGGCGCTGAAGGTCGCCACCGGGGAGCGCAACAGCGTGCAGCACCTTAACCGCAGCGACGAGCTGGGGCTGACGCTGCGCGCGGTTGGGCAACTTGGCCTGATGTGCCGCTGGTTAATCAATGACGTGTCGAGCCAGGTGGTGAGCGTCCGTGACGGCAGCGACAGGCTGGCGCAGGGAAATGAAGATCTGAACGATCGGACGCGTCAGACCGTGGCGAACGTGCAGCAGACCGTCGCGACAATGAACCAGATGGCCGCTTCGGTTCAGAGTAACTCTGAAACCGCTGCCGAGGTGGATAAACTCTCCGTGGCCGCGAGCAGCGCGGCGACGAAAGGGGGCAACGCGATGCAGACCGTCGTCAAAACCATGGATGACATTGCCGACAGCACGCAGCGAATTGGCTCGATTACCTCCCTGATTAACGATATCGCTTTCCAGACCAATATTCTGGCGCTGAACGCGGCGGTTGAAGCGGCAAGGGCAGGGGAGCAGGGCAAAGGATTTGCCGTGGTCGCGGGCGAAGTCCGCCATCTCGCCAGCCGCAGCGCCAGTGCCGCGAATGATATTCGTAAACTGATTGATGCCAGCGCCAGCAAGGTGCAGTCCGGCTCCGAGCAGGTTCACGCCGCAGGCCGCACGATGGATGATATCGTGGTGCAGGTGAAAAACGTGACGCAGCTTATCGCCCAGATCAGCCACGCGACCTCCGAGCAGGCCACCGGACTGTCAGAGTTGACCCGCGCGGTTGCCGAACTCGACAGCATCACGCAGAAAAACGCCGACCTGGTCGAGGAGAGCGCCCACATTTCTGCGATGGTGAAGCACCGCGCCGGACGCCTCAAGGATGCGGTGACCGTGCTCCATTGA
- the ygjG gene encoding putrescine aminotransferase, with protein sequence MNRLPSSASALACTAHALNLIEKRTLDHEEMKQLNREVIDYFKEHVNPGFLEYRKSVTAGGDYGAVEWQAGSLNTLVDTQGQEFIDCLGGFGIFNVGHRNPVVVSAVQNQLAKQPLHSQELLDPLRAMLAKTLAALTPGKLKYSFFSNSGTESVEAAIKLAKAYQSPRGKFTFIATSGAFHGKSLGALSATAKSTFRKPFMPLLPGFRHVPFGDINAMRTALSECRKTGDDVAAVILEPIQGEGGVILPPQGYLPAVRQLCDEFGALLILDEVQTGMGRTGKMFACEHENVQPDILCLAKALGGGVMPIGATVATEEVFSVLFDNPFLHTTTFGGNPLACAAALATINVLLEQNLPAQAEQKGDMLLDGFRQLGREYPDLVQDARGKGMLMAIEFVDNETGYSFASEMFRQRVLVAGTLNNSKTIRIEPPLTLTIEQCEQVLKAARKALAALRVSVEEA encoded by the coding sequence TTGAACAGGTTACCTTCCAGCGCCTCGGCTCTTGCCTGTACCGCGCACGCACTGAATCTCATTGAGAAGCGAACGCTCGATCATGAGGAGATGAAACAACTTAACCGAGAGGTCATTGATTACTTTAAAGAGCACGTCAATCCAGGGTTTCTGGAGTATCGCAAATCTGTTACCGCCGGCGGGGATTACGGAGCCGTAGAGTGGCAAGCGGGAAGTCTTAACACGCTTGTCGACACCCAGGGACAGGAGTTTATCGATTGCCTTGGTGGTTTTGGTATCTTCAACGTGGGGCACCGTAATCCAGTTGTGGTTTCCGCCGTACAGAATCAACTTGCGAAACAACCTCTCCATAGCCAGGAACTGCTCGACCCGCTTCGCGCCATGCTCGCGAAAACGCTGGCGGCCTTAACGCCCGGCAAACTGAAGTACAGCTTCTTTAGCAATAGCGGCACGGAATCGGTCGAAGCGGCGATTAAACTCGCCAAAGCGTACCAGTCGCCGCGCGGGAAATTCACCTTTATCGCCACCAGCGGCGCGTTCCACGGTAAATCCCTGGGCGCACTGTCTGCTACCGCCAAATCCACCTTCCGCAAACCGTTTATGCCGCTGCTGCCGGGCTTCCGCCACGTGCCGTTTGGCGACATCAACGCCATGCGAACCGCGCTGAGCGAATGCCGTAAAACCGGCGACGACGTGGCGGCGGTGATCCTGGAGCCGATTCAGGGTGAAGGCGGCGTGATCCTCCCTCCGCAGGGCTATCTGCCCGCCGTGCGTCAGCTGTGCGATGAGTTTGGCGCCCTGCTGATCCTCGACGAAGTCCAGACCGGGATGGGGCGCACCGGCAAGATGTTTGCCTGCGAGCACGAAAACGTTCAGCCGGACATTCTGTGCCTGGCGAAGGCGCTCGGCGGCGGCGTTATGCCGATTGGCGCAACGGTGGCGACAGAAGAGGTCTTCTCGGTGCTGTTCGATAACCCGTTCCTGCATACCACCACCTTTGGCGGCAATCCGCTGGCCTGTGCGGCGGCGCTGGCCACCATCAACGTGCTGCTGGAGCAAAACCTGCCCGCGCAGGCGGAGCAGAAAGGCGACATGCTGCTGGACGGCTTCCGTCAGCTGGGCCGGGAGTATCCGGACCTGGTGCAGGACGCGCGTGGGAAAGGGATGCTGATGGCGATTGAGTTTGTCGATAACGAAACCGGCTACAGCTTCGCGAGCGAGATGTTCCGCCAGCGGGTGCTGGTGGCCGGAACGCTCAACAACTCGAAAACCATCCGCATAGAACCGCCGCTCACGCTGACCATTGAGCAGTGTGAGCAGGTGCTGAAAGCGGCGCGTAAGGCGCTGGCAGCGCTGCGGGTGAGCGTGGAAGAAGCGTAA
- the lsrG gene encoding (4S)-4-hydroxy-5-phosphonooxypentane-2,3-dione isomerase has translation MNVTLVEINIKPERVDEFLEVFRANHEGAIQEPGNLRFDVLQDPRVKTRFFIYEAYKDEEAVLAHKQTPHYLACVDKLEELMSEPRKKRSFVGLLPE, from the coding sequence ATGAACGTGACGCTGGTAGAGATCAACATCAAGCCCGAGCGGGTGGACGAGTTTCTGGAGGTGTTCCGCGCCAACCATGAGGGGGCAATCCAGGAGCCGGGAAACCTGCGTTTTGACGTCCTGCAGGACCCGAGGGTGAAAACCCGGTTCTTTATCTACGAGGCCTATAAAGACGAAGAGGCGGTGCTGGCGCACAAGCAAACCCCGCACTATCTGGCGTGCGTGGATAAGCTTGAGGAGCTGATGTCGGAGCCGCGCAAGAAACGCAGTTTTGTGGGGTTGTTGCCGGAGTAG